From a region of the Apibacter sp. B3706 genome:
- a CDS encoding alpha/beta hydrolase: MNKLTSILAIATSLVGADAIQAQSSHKNDQQNQFTLVYEGAIQKNEPGKVNIHPVTYKLHGIEIAANVYTPAHYNSSKKYPAVVVAHPNGGVKEQTAGLYAQKLAEAGYITIAADAAYQGASGGEPRHTDNPAYRTEDIHGMADYISQYPGVDANRIGALGICGGGGYTLKAAQTDKRLKAIATLSMFNSGEVRRNGFQNSQVSTIQERLKQASEARAQEASGGKILYSGVASVTDEEINKTSTDLYREGYVYYYRTHAHPNSTFLYTTSSLMYLMAWDATDQIELLNQPLVMIAGSKADTKYMTEEAFSKAINAKNKELFQIEGATHIQTYWKPEYVSQAVNKLVEFYKKNL; this comes from the coding sequence ATGAATAAATTAACCTCAATATTAGCTATTGCAACATCATTAGTAGGGGCTGATGCAATACAAGCACAATCGTCTCATAAAAACGATCAACAAAATCAGTTTACCTTAGTTTATGAAGGTGCGATCCAAAAAAATGAACCGGGAAAAGTAAATATACATCCGGTTACCTATAAATTACATGGAATTGAAATAGCGGCTAATGTTTATACTCCGGCCCATTACAATTCATCAAAAAAATATCCGGCTGTAGTTGTAGCCCATCCTAACGGGGGAGTGAAAGAACAAACTGCCGGACTTTATGCGCAAAAATTGGCAGAAGCAGGTTATATTACCATAGCTGCCGATGCTGCCTATCAAGGAGCCAGTGGGGGAGAGCCTCGTCATACGGATAATCCGGCCTATCGCACCGAAGATATTCATGGCATGGCAGACTACATTTCTCAATACCCCGGAGTTGACGCCAATCGTATCGGAGCTCTGGGAATTTGCGGGGGTGGTGGGTATACACTTAAGGCGGCTCAAACAGATAAAAGATTAAAAGCTATAGCCACTCTTAGTATGTTTAATTCGGGAGAAGTACGACGCAATGGATTCCAAAACTCACAAGTCAGTACGATTCAAGAACGTTTAAAACAAGCATCCGAGGCTCGAGCCCAAGAAGCATCCGGAGGAAAAATTTTGTATTCGGGAGTAGCTAGTGTTACGGATGAAGAGATTAATAAAACTTCTACGGATTTATATCGTGAAGGATATGTATATTATTATAGAACTCATGCACATCCCAATTCAACTTTTCTTTATACTACTAGTAGCCTTATGTATTTAATGGCGTGGGATGCAACCGATCAAATAGAATTACTTAATCAGCCATTAGTAATGATTGCAGGAAGTAAAGCAGATACCAAATACATGACCGAAGAAGCTTTTTCTAAGGCTATTAATGCAAAAAATAAGGAGTTATTCCAAATAGAAGGGGCAACTCATATACAAACCTATTGGAAGCCTGAATATGTATCTCAAGCAGTAAATAAATTAGTTGAATTTTATAAGAAAAATCTTTAA
- a CDS encoding RrF2 family transcriptional regulator: MISNRCKYALKALIYIARQDKDKSILSTEISNDENIPKKFLENILRDLKNAQFLTSRRGAKGGYRLNKDPEKVTLIEVIRLMDGPIALLPCVSIMYHQPCDTCTTEDTCTIRDVFIEVRDATLEIYRKTTLASLAKKKNKLSL, translated from the coding sequence ATGATTTCCAACCGGTGTAAATACGCTTTAAAAGCTTTGATTTATATAGCAAGACAAGATAAGGATAAAAGTATATTGTCGACAGAAATCTCTAATGATGAAAATATTCCCAAAAAGTTTTTGGAGAATATTTTAAGAGACCTTAAGAATGCACAATTTTTAACCAGTAGAAGAGGAGCAAAAGGAGGGTATCGATTGAATAAAGACCCCGAAAAAGTAACCTTGATAGAAGTGATTCGATTAATGGATGGGCCGATAGCTTTATTGCCTTGTGTGTCGATTATGTATCATCAGCCGTGTGATACTTGTACAACAGAAGATACTTGTACTATACGCGATGTATTTATAGAAGTTCGAGATGCAACCTTAGAAATATATAGAAAAACAACCTTAGCAAGTTTGGCAAAAAAGAAAAATAAGTTATCTTTGTGA
- a CDS encoding carboxymuconolactone decarboxylase family protein, producing MMKIIYHKTILFLFIVIGMVSHLKSQYNNKIQDPLLNSRQQSIIIISSYTAKGDLSQLKKALNNGLNSGLTVNEIKEILVHLYAYCGFPRSIRGLQTFMEVIEDRKNQGIKDIDGKDISPLKRNENKYERGKKILEELTKTQQPEKLSGYSAFAPIIDTFLKEHLFADIFERDIITYAERELVTISAISAIGKAEPMLRSHLNICLNVGWSPRQLQQFTSIIKTTLKRKEASSVRKIVNEIVEQQEKNT from the coding sequence ATGATGAAAATAATATATCATAAAACCATACTGTTTTTATTTATTGTCATTGGTATGGTTAGCCATCTTAAATCACAATATAACAATAAAATACAGGATCCTCTTTTGAATTCCAGGCAGCAGAGTATAATAATTATATCGAGCTATACAGCTAAAGGAGACTTATCTCAACTTAAAAAAGCGTTAAATAATGGGCTTAACTCCGGTTTGACAGTAAATGAAATCAAAGAGATCTTGGTACATTTATATGCTTATTGTGGATTTCCGCGCAGTATTCGGGGATTACAAACCTTTATGGAAGTGATTGAGGATCGTAAAAATCAAGGCATAAAAGATATAGATGGAAAAGATATTTCTCCCCTTAAAAGGAACGAAAACAAATATGAAAGAGGAAAAAAGATACTGGAAGAATTGACTAAAACCCAACAACCTGAAAAACTTAGTGGTTATTCAGCATTTGCTCCGATAATTGATACCTTTTTGAAAGAACATTTATTTGCCGATATTTTTGAAAGAGATATTATTACTTATGCTGAAAGGGAATTAGTAACCATTTCAGCTATTAGTGCAATAGGAAAAGCAGAACCTATGCTTCGTTCCCATTTAAATATCTGTCTTAATGTAGGATGGTCTCCCCGACAACTTCAACAATTTACATCTATAATAAAAACAACTTTAAAAAGAAAAGAAGCTTCCTCTGTGCGAAAAATTGTAAATGAAATAGTTGAACAGCAAGAAAAAAATACATAA
- the rsmI gene encoding 16S rRNA (cytidine(1402)-2'-O)-methyltransferase — protein MSGKLYLIPTPIGNLEDITLRALRLLKEVDLILAEDTRTSGKLLKHYDIQTPMQSYHMFNEHQKTAGYTQQISEGRVIALITDAGTPGISDPGYMLVKSCIEKNISVECLPGATAFVPALAISGLPSHEFIFVGFLPAKKGRQTKLKELSQESRTIILYESPHKINTTLEQISEIFGEDRRVSISRELTKMYEETLRGRVGEIVKICKEKPLKGEIVLLIEGK, from the coding sequence ATGAGTGGAAAGCTATATTTAATTCCAACTCCTATTGGAAATCTGGAAGATATAACCCTGCGGGCTTTACGGCTTTTAAAGGAAGTAGACTTAATTTTGGCTGAAGATACTCGTACTTCCGGTAAGCTTTTAAAGCATTACGATATCCAAACGCCTATGCAATCATATCATATGTTTAATGAACATCAAAAAACAGCGGGGTATACTCAGCAAATTTCTGAAGGACGTGTCATTGCTTTAATCACCGATGCCGGAACGCCGGGAATCTCGGATCCCGGATATATGCTTGTAAAATCGTGCATCGAAAAAAATATATCGGTAGAATGCCTTCCGGGAGCAACGGCTTTTGTTCCTGCCCTGGCTATCTCAGGTCTTCCTTCTCATGAATTTATTTTTGTAGGCTTTTTACCGGCCAAAAAAGGAAGGCAAACAAAACTTAAAGAGCTATCTCAAGAGAGCAGAACTATTATTTTATATGAAAGCCCCCATAAAATAAATACTACTTTGGAACAAATCTCTGAAATCTTCGGAGAAGATCGAAGAGTTAGCATAAGCAGGGAACTTACCAAAATGTATGAAGAAACGTTGCGTGGCAGGGTAGGCGAAATAGTAAAAATATGCAAAGAAAAGCCTTTGAAAGGGGAAATAGTTTTACTAATTGAAGGAAAATAA
- the uvrA gene encoding excinuclease ABC subunit UvrA — protein sequence MKTNNKIKTHPDQDVVFIKNAHLHNLRNIDVSIPKNKLTIITGVSGSGKSTLAFDTLYAEGQRRYVESLSSYARQFLGKLEKPQVDDIKGLAPAIAIQQKVISGNPRSTVGTSTEIYDYLRLLFSRVGKTYSPVSGQEVKKDEVTDVIDYILSLAEGGKYILSAPITTVDKDFKVFLNTLKGQGYVRLEVGGNIATIEDLESFGFVPDSNTPINLVIERFSVEHNEEFLQRFADSVQIAFYEGKGSCSIKNVDTQEIKTFSNAFELDGIKFLEPTIHFFSFNNPYGACPVCEGYGKILGIDEDLVIPNKNLSIYEDAVVAWRGEKMSEWKDDFIKKSSKLNFPIHKPYFELTDKQKDILWKGTGDHSFPSLNHFFKMVEENTYKIQYRVMLSRYRGKTICPECKGKRLRPETNYVKINGYSINDWIDLPIDQLHGIIKNLTLNEYQQKIAKRLLFEINSRIEFLLDVGLGYLTLNRASNTLSGGESQRINLATSLGSSLVGSIYILDEPSIGLHGRDTNRLITVLEKLRDLGNTVVVVEHDEDIMKAADYLVDIGPKAGSLGGNVVFSGTYSEMMQTHTLTAEYLNGEKKIEIPKTRRKTKEFIEITGARQNNLKGINVKLPLHCLTVITGVSGSGKSTLMKNILTPALQRKLGINGDKPGNFSELKGNWKEIKHLELIDQNPIGKSSRSNPATYVKAFDDIRDLFSKQKLSKLNNFKPKHFSFNVEGGRCETCLGEGFITVEMQFMADIELECETCHGKRFKQDVLEVKYEGKNIADVLEMTIDEAITFFNEHNQDKIAIKLQPLQDVGLGYLELGQSSGTLSGGEAQRIKLASFLVKGNSSENTLFIFDEPSTGLHFDDINKLLKSFNALIEKGHSVMVIEHHPDIIKCADYLVDIGPDAGINGGNIVFQGTPEEIIKCKESYTGQFLKEKFN from the coding sequence TTGAAAACAAATAATAAAATTAAAACACATCCAGATCAAGATGTGGTTTTCATAAAAAATGCACATCTTCATAATCTTAGAAATATAGATGTTTCCATTCCCAAAAATAAATTAACCATAATAACAGGTGTATCCGGAAGTGGAAAATCTACCCTGGCTTTTGATACCTTATACGCAGAAGGTCAAAGACGATATGTGGAAAGCTTAAGCTCTTATGCGCGGCAATTTTTAGGAAAATTAGAGAAACCTCAAGTAGATGACATTAAGGGACTTGCTCCGGCAATTGCCATTCAACAAAAGGTTATTTCAGGAAACCCTAGATCAACCGTAGGAACTTCTACTGAAATTTATGATTATTTAAGACTATTGTTTTCTCGTGTAGGTAAAACCTATTCGCCCGTATCAGGACAAGAAGTAAAAAAAGATGAGGTTACAGATGTTATTGATTATATACTCTCTTTAGCGGAAGGTGGTAAATACATCTTATCTGCTCCGATTACTACAGTAGATAAAGATTTTAAAGTATTTTTAAATACTTTGAAAGGCCAAGGATATGTCAGGTTGGAAGTTGGTGGAAATATTGCTACTATTGAGGATTTGGAAAGTTTTGGATTTGTACCGGATAGCAATACCCCTATAAATTTAGTTATTGAACGTTTTTCCGTTGAACATAATGAGGAATTCTTACAAAGATTTGCTGATAGTGTTCAAATAGCTTTTTACGAAGGCAAAGGCTCTTGTTCCATTAAAAATGTTGACACCCAAGAAATTAAAACCTTTTCTAATGCATTTGAACTGGACGGAATTAAGTTTTTGGAGCCTACCATACATTTTTTTAGTTTTAATAATCCTTATGGAGCTTGTCCGGTTTGTGAAGGATATGGAAAAATTTTAGGTATTGATGAAGACCTGGTAATTCCTAACAAAAATTTATCAATCTATGAAGATGCTGTTGTTGCTTGGAGAGGAGAAAAAATGAGTGAATGGAAAGATGATTTTATTAAAAAATCATCTAAACTCAACTTTCCCATTCACAAACCGTATTTTGAATTAACAGATAAACAAAAAGATATTTTATGGAAAGGTACAGGGGATCATAGTTTTCCCAGCCTGAACCATTTCTTCAAAATGGTTGAAGAAAATACGTATAAAATTCAATACAGGGTTATGCTTTCCAGATATAGAGGCAAAACTATTTGCCCAGAATGCAAAGGAAAACGTTTACGACCTGAAACCAATTACGTTAAAATCAATGGATATTCGATTAACGATTGGATTGATTTACCTATTGACCAGTTACACGGTATAATAAAAAATTTAACGCTTAATGAATATCAACAAAAAATTGCTAAACGATTACTTTTTGAAATTAATAGCAGAATTGAATTTCTTTTAGACGTTGGCTTGGGATATTTAACTTTAAATCGAGCTTCTAATACCCTCTCAGGCGGAGAATCTCAACGAATTAATTTAGCAACTTCATTAGGAAGCAGTTTAGTAGGATCTATTTATATTTTAGATGAACCTAGTATCGGACTACATGGAAGAGATACCAACCGCTTAATCACTGTTCTGGAAAAATTAAGAGATCTGGGAAATACCGTGGTTGTAGTTGAACATGATGAGGATATTATGAAAGCTGCCGATTATTTGGTTGATATTGGACCAAAAGCCGGTAGTCTGGGAGGAAATGTCGTATTTTCTGGCACTTATTCGGAAATGATGCAAACCCATACATTAACCGCCGAATATTTAAATGGTGAAAAGAAAATTGAAATACCTAAAACTCGAAGAAAAACTAAAGAATTTATTGAAATAACAGGAGCCAGACAAAATAATTTAAAAGGGATTAATGTTAAATTACCTTTACACTGCTTAACGGTTATAACCGGAGTAAGCGGTTCAGGTAAAAGTACTTTAATGAAAAATATCTTAACTCCTGCATTACAAAGAAAATTGGGAATAAACGGTGATAAGCCCGGTAATTTTTCTGAATTAAAGGGAAATTGGAAGGAAATTAAACATCTAGAACTGATTGACCAAAATCCAATTGGAAAATCTTCTCGATCCAACCCGGCCACCTATGTTAAGGCTTTTGACGATATACGCGATTTATTTTCCAAGCAAAAACTAAGTAAGCTTAACAATTTTAAACCGAAACATTTTTCATTCAATGTAGAGGGCGGACGTTGTGAAACTTGTTTAGGAGAAGGATTTATAACTGTTGAAATGCAGTTTATGGCAGATATTGAATTAGAATGCGAAACCTGTCATGGCAAAAGATTTAAGCAAGATGTTTTGGAAGTAAAATATGAAGGTAAAAATATTGCTGACGTCTTAGAAATGACCATTGACGAGGCCATAACCTTTTTTAATGAACACAATCAGGATAAAATTGCAATTAAATTGCAACCCTTACAAGATGTGGGCTTAGGTTATTTGGAATTAGGACAATCATCCGGTACACTATCCGGAGGAGAAGCTCAACGAATTAAATTAGCTTCATTTTTAGTAAAAGGTAATTCTTCCGAAAATACCTTATTTATTTTTGATGAACCAAGTACCGGCTTGCATTTTGATGACATAAATAAATTACTAAAATCATTTAATGCATTAATTGAGAAAGGCCACAGTGTTATGGTTATTGAACATCATCCGGATATTATAAAATGTGCAGATTATCTGGTTGATATCGGACCGGATGCCGGAATTAACGGAGGAAATATTGTCTTTCAAGGTACTCCTGAAGAAATTATTAAATGCAAAGAATCTTATACCGGACAATTTTTAAAAGAAAAGTTTAACTAA
- a CDS encoding O-methyltransferase produces MEITPLLEDYIEKNSTEEPTLLKELRRETFLKTTQPHMLSGLLQGRLLSMISKLISPHLIVEIGTFTGYSTLCLAEGLSESGKIITVDNNRETAYIPKKYFLKSEYSQKINFILDDAINVLQEINQEIDMIFLDADKKNYSKYVEIVKPKLRSGGIIIADNILWKGKVVQDFKDKKTECIREFNSFIRSDSSLEVLILPIRDGISIVRKK; encoded by the coding sequence ATGGAGATAACCCCTTTACTTGAAGATTATATAGAAAAAAACAGTACAGAAGAACCGACTTTATTAAAAGAATTAAGGAGAGAAACGTTTTTAAAAACGACACAACCACATATGTTGTCCGGTTTGTTGCAAGGAAGACTGTTAAGTATGATTTCGAAATTAATTTCTCCCCATTTAATTGTTGAAATAGGAACTTTTACCGGATATTCAACATTATGTTTAGCTGAAGGACTTTCAGAGTCCGGTAAAATAATAACAGTAGATAATAATCGCGAAACGGCATATATACCTAAAAAATACTTTTTAAAATCAGAATACTCCCAAAAAATTAATTTTATTTTGGATGATGCTATAAATGTTTTACAAGAAATTAATCAGGAAATTGATATGATTTTTCTGGATGCCGATAAAAAGAATTATAGTAAGTATGTTGAGATAGTTAAGCCAAAGTTGCGTTCAGGGGGAATAATAATAGCAGATAATATTTTATGGAAGGGAAAGGTAGTTCAAGATTTTAAAGACAAAAAAACGGAATGTATAAGGGAATTCAATTCTTTTATAAGATCGGATTCATCACTAGAAGTGCTAATTTTACCTATTAGAGATGGTATAAGTATTGTTAGAAAAAAATAA
- a CDS encoding cupin domain-containing protein, whose protein sequence is MNQIRSSFFQGILLCTLLLIACRSTQQSNRLEAREVSAIFPKGTKVSNEHFTGNVWLTYLAPSDSVYNVVIGSVSFEPGARTHWHYHPGGQILLITEGEGWYQEKGKPVEIIKKGDVIKCTRDIEHWHGASKDQSMTHVAIGTNSNLGGAVWLHPVTDKEYFSGDF, encoded by the coding sequence ATGAATCAAATTAGGAGCTCATTTTTTCAAGGAATACTTTTATGTACTTTATTATTAATTGCGTGTAGGAGTACCCAACAAAGTAATAGATTGGAAGCACGGGAAGTGTCGGCGATTTTTCCTAAAGGAACTAAGGTTTCCAATGAGCATTTTACAGGAAACGTATGGTTAACATATTTAGCTCCATCCGATAGCGTTTATAATGTTGTAATTGGTTCTGTAAGTTTTGAGCCGGGAGCAAGAACTCATTGGCATTATCACCCTGGAGGCCAAATATTATTGATAACTGAAGGGGAAGGATGGTATCAAGAAAAAGGTAAGCCCGTTGAAATTATTAAAAAAGGAGACGTAATAAAATGTACGCGTGATATTGAGCATTGGCATGGAGCTTCAAAAGATCAGTCCATGACACATGTTGCCATTGGAACTAATAGCAATTTAGGCGGGGCTGTGTGGCTTCATCCGGTTACCGATAAAGAATATTTTAGCGGGGATTTTTAA
- a CDS encoding YegP family protein, whose translation MFEIFKDKEGAFFFRLKEKNGQIILESDGYTQKTNCQKGISSVKRNSKNEDRFEVKQASNKKWMFSLKSGNGQLVGTSSYFDSETDAKNGIRTVMKTAPVSETVDLSK comes from the coding sequence ATGTTTGAAATTTTCAAAGACAAAGAAGGAGCTTTTTTCTTTAGATTAAAAGAAAAAAATGGTCAAATTATTCTTGAAAGTGATGGATATACACAAAAAACAAATTGTCAAAAAGGAATCAGTTCAGTAAAAAGAAATTCCAAAAATGAAGATCGTTTTGAAGTGAAACAAGCTTCCAATAAAAAATGGATGTTTAGTTTAAAATCCGGAAACGGACAATTAGTAGGGACCAGTTCTTATTTTGATTCTGAAACCGATGCTAAAAACGGTATAAGAACAGTAATGAAAACTGCACCTGTATCCGAAACAGTTGACTTGTCAAAATAA
- a CDS encoding thymidine kinase, which translates to MFLENTTNSTQQTGWIEVICGSMFSGKTEELIRRLKRAEFAKQKVEIFKPAMDVRYDETLVVSHDQTSYPSTPIDNPLEIPLLAADCDVVGIDEAQFFSDTIVEVCNLLANQGKRVIVAGLDMDFKGRPFGPMPFLMATAEYVTKVHAVCVKTGNLANYSHRISSGENLVELGEKDKYEPLSRQAFWEIMNKEKVQKKDEI; encoded by the coding sequence ATGTTTCTTGAAAATACAACAAATAGCACTCAACAAACTGGCTGGATTGAAGTAATTTGCGGTTCCATGTTCTCCGGTAAAACAGAAGAACTTATACGCAGACTTAAACGTGCAGAATTTGCAAAACAAAAGGTTGAAATTTTCAAACCTGCCATGGATGTAAGATATGATGAAACATTGGTGGTTTCCCATGATCAAACTTCTTATCCCAGCACTCCTATTGATAATCCTTTAGAAATTCCTCTTTTGGCAGCCGATTGCGATGTTGTAGGAATCGATGAAGCGCAGTTTTTTAGCGATACTATAGTGGAAGTTTGCAATCTACTTGCCAATCAAGGCAAAAGAGTTATAGTTGCAGGTTTGGATATGGATTTTAAAGGCAGACCTTTTGGACCGATGCCCTTTTTAATGGCTACCGCCGAATACGTAACAAAAGTACATGCTGTTTGCGTAAAAACCGGAAATTTAGCTAATTATTCCCATAGAATTTCATCCGGTGAGAACTTGGTGGAATTAGGAGAAAAGGACAAATATGAACCTCTAAGCAGGCAAGCTTTTTGGGAGATAATGAATAAGGAAAAAGTACAGAAAAAGGATGAAATTTAA
- a CDS encoding aconitate hydratase, translating into MIFDLDMIKAVYNRFQLKVGMARKVVGRPLTYSEKILYSHLFDGNPSEAYKRGESYVDFAPDRVAMQDATAQMALLQFMQAGKKKVAVPSTVHADHLIQARVGADKDLQEAINKNNEVYNFLSSVSNKYNIGFWKPGAGIIHQVILENYAFPGGMMIGTDSHTPNAGGLGMVAIGVGGADAVDVMAGMSWELKFPKLIGIHLKGKLNGWTAPKDIILEVTGLLTVKGGTGCIIEYFGEGAESLSATGKGTICNMGAEVGATTSIFAYDENMSKYLKATGRTEVADMADKIKEELRSDKEVYENPEKYYDQVFEIDLTSLEPHLNGPFSPDIATPISRIKEVAEKNGWPLKVDVGLIGSCTNSSYEDISRAASIAKQAADKKISPKAEYTITPGSELVRYTVERDGYLAVFDKIGGKVFANACGPCIGQWAREGAEKQQKNTIVHSFNRNFAKRADGNPNTYAFVASPELVTALAIAGDLSFDPRKDKLINDQGEEVMLDEPQGFELPPRGFEVDDPGYQKPAEDGSEIQVQVSPTSERLQLLESFPAWDGKNITGMRLLIKAYGKCTTDHISMAGPWLKYRGHLDNISNNTLIGAVNAFNMETNKVKNEDTGEYMAVPDSARKYKADGVPTIVVGDYNYGEGSSREHAAMQPRHLGVRAVLVKSFARIHETNLKKQGMLALTFANPEDYDKIQEDDLFNFLDLDQFSPGKPITIELVHSDGTRENIIANHTYNNGQIEWFKAGSALNLIKKNEGKI; encoded by the coding sequence ATGATTTTTGATTTAGATATGATAAAAGCGGTATATAATCGCTTTCAGTTAAAGGTTGGAATGGCGCGAAAAGTAGTGGGGAGGCCTCTGACATATTCTGAAAAAATATTATATTCACATTTGTTTGATGGAAATCCATCTGAAGCATATAAAAGAGGAGAATCTTATGTAGATTTTGCACCGGATAGAGTAGCTATGCAGGATGCTACTGCGCAAATGGCCTTATTACAATTTATGCAAGCCGGTAAGAAAAAGGTAGCGGTGCCTTCTACCGTTCATGCCGATCATTTAATTCAGGCCAGAGTTGGAGCCGATAAAGACTTGCAAGAGGCAATCAATAAAAATAATGAAGTATATAATTTTCTATCGTCTGTTTCCAACAAATACAATATAGGATTTTGGAAACCCGGAGCGGGAATTATACATCAGGTAATTCTTGAAAATTATGCATTTCCGGGAGGAATGATGATAGGAACTGATTCCCATACTCCGAATGCAGGTGGTTTAGGAATGGTTGCCATTGGAGTTGGAGGAGCTGATGCGGTCGACGTTATGGCGGGAATGTCTTGGGAATTAAAATTTCCAAAATTAATTGGAATTCATCTTAAAGGTAAACTCAATGGCTGGACTGCACCTAAAGATATCATATTGGAAGTAACAGGTCTTTTGACCGTAAAAGGAGGTACCGGATGTATCATAGAATACTTCGGAGAAGGAGCAGAATCATTATCGGCTACCGGAAAAGGAACTATTTGTAACATGGGAGCGGAAGTAGGAGCAACTACTTCAATATTTGCTTACGACGAAAATATGTCAAAGTATCTAAAAGCTACCGGACGTACTGAAGTTGCAGACATGGCAGATAAAATTAAAGAGGAACTTCGTTCCGATAAAGAAGTTTATGAGAACCCGGAAAAATATTATGACCAAGTTTTTGAAATTGATTTAACTTCTTTAGAGCCTCATCTCAATGGTCCATTTTCTCCGGATATAGCAACACCTATATCTCGAATTAAAGAAGTAGCTGAAAAAAATGGATGGCCTTTAAAAGTAGATGTCGGATTGATAGGTTCTTGTACCAATTCTTCTTATGAAGATATTTCAAGAGCAGCCTCGATAGCGAAACAAGCAGCAGATAAAAAGATTAGTCCTAAAGCAGAATATACCATAACACCGGGATCGGAATTGGTACGTTATACCGTAGAAAGAGACGGATATTTAGCTGTTTTCGATAAAATTGGAGGCAAAGTCTTTGCAAATGCATGTGGACCATGTATTGGACAATGGGCTAGAGAAGGGGCAGAAAAACAACAAAAGAATACTATTGTACATTCTTTCAATAGAAATTTTGCCAAAAGAGCAGATGGAAATCCTAATACATATGCATTTGTAGCTTCTCCGGAATTAGTTACTGCATTGGCTATTGCAGGAGATCTAAGTTTTGATCCTAGAAAAGATAAATTGATAAACGATCAAGGAGAAGAGGTTATGTTGGACGAACCGCAAGGATTTGAGCTTCCACCGAGAGGATTTGAAGTAGATGATCCGGGATATCAAAAACCTGCCGAAGATGGTTCCGAAATACAGGTTCAAGTTTCACCTACTTCAGAAAGATTACAGTTGTTAGAAAGCTTCCCTGCATGGGACGGTAAAAATATTACCGGAATGAGATTGCTGATTAAAGCTTATGGAAAATGTACTACAGACCATATTTCTATGGCCGGACCTTGGTTAAAATACAGAGGGCATTTAGACAATATTTCAAATAATACTTTGATTGGTGCTGTAAATGCTTTTAACATGGAAACTAATAAAGTTAAGAATGAAGATACAGGAGAATATATGGCTGTTCCTGATTCGGCAAGAAAATATAAAGCAGATGGAGTTCCTACTATAGTGGTAGGAGATTATAATTATGGAGAAGGATCATCAAGAGAACATGCTGCTATGCAGCCTCGTCATTTAGGAGTAAGAGCCGTTTTGGTTAAATCCTTTGCAAGAATACATGAAACAAATTTAAAAAAGCAGGGGATGTTAGCTTTAACTTTTGCTAACCCCGAAGATTACGATAAAATTCAGGAAGATGATCTATTTAATTTTTTAGATTTAGATCAATTTTCTCCCGGAAAACCTATTACTATTGAATTAGTTCATTCTGATGGAACTAGAGAAAATATCATAGCTAATCATACTTATAATAATGGACAAATCGAATGGTTTAAAGCAGGTTCAGCATTAAATTTAATTAAGAAAAATGAGGGTAAGATTTAA